A region from the Polyangiaceae bacterium genome encodes:
- a CDS encoding energy-coupling factor ABC transporter permease: MHLADGIVSDLPVILAASAVGGSAVVWAARRAARDPGPSPAWTGTLAAFVLAAQAINVPLVPGASAHVIGAGLLTLVLGAPRAILALVAVLLTQALLLADGGVTTFGVNVLNIAVLPVLSVVLARRLLGEERLRASAVVGTTLGNAVGALSLSMVLMLGAGAHPGATLAWLIGVQTLAGLIEGVLTSLAVGRLSARAPALFAHSAPRSESKRGLGWAAVAVAIAVVLLPLASSTPDALEVVLAHMGR, from the coding sequence GTGCACCTGGCCGACGGCATCGTCAGCGACCTGCCCGTGATCCTCGCTGCCAGCGCGGTGGGGGGCAGCGCCGTGGTGTGGGCAGCGCGACGCGCTGCTCGCGACCCTGGGCCGTCGCCGGCGTGGACCGGAACACTGGCCGCCTTCGTGCTCGCGGCCCAAGCCATCAACGTCCCACTGGTGCCTGGCGCCAGCGCCCACGTGATCGGCGCGGGCCTGCTCACCCTGGTGCTGGGCGCTCCGCGGGCGATCCTCGCGTTGGTAGCCGTGCTCTTGACCCAAGCGCTGCTCTTGGCGGACGGCGGCGTGACGACCTTTGGCGTGAACGTGCTGAACATCGCCGTGTTGCCGGTGTTGAGCGTGGTCCTCGCCCGGCGCCTGCTCGGCGAGGAGCGTCTTCGAGCCAGCGCGGTGGTGGGCACCACGCTGGGCAACGCGGTGGGCGCGCTGTCGCTTTCGATGGTGTTGATGCTGGGAGCGGGAGCACATCCGGGAGCAACGCTGGCTTGGCTGATCGGCGTGCAAACGCTGGCCGGTCTGATCGAAGGCGTGCTCACCTCCCTGGCGGTGGGTCGGCTGTCGGCGCGGGCGCCCGCGCTGTTCGCCCACAGCGCGCCGCGATCGGAATCGAAGCGGGGCCTCGGGTGGGCCGCGGTGGCCGTGGCCATCGCCGTGGTGCTGTTGCCGCTGGCGAGCTCCACACCGGACGCCCTGGAAGTCGTGCTCGCGCACATGGGTCGATGA
- a CDS encoding aldo/keto reductase — protein sequence MRRRPLGNTGMKVTELCLGTWGLSGDGYGPVNEAEQDRVIDRARALGIRLFETADSYAHGAMERRLGERLGKDEKVRFVTKVGTDRDAGIPQKCFEPEYLKKAVDASRKRLGRDVLDVVLLHNPSEAAMEKGEATNTLAELAEAGTVRAWGVSAGSVEVAREAIGRGAKVLSIALNVFHGRDLVELRDDVEREEVGLLAHSVLAYGLLAGHWAPGRRFPDGDHRAERWTDEELRRRVRQLDALRPVVGGDVLTLRSGALRWVLSQDVVSSVVLGPRSSLQLDQLVREAGKGPPYLEEDKLSGLEARLEEVGAF from the coding sequence ATGCGTCGCCGCCCGCTCGGCAATACCGGCATGAAAGTGACGGAGCTGTGTCTCGGGACCTGGGGTCTGTCGGGAGACGGCTACGGGCCGGTGAACGAAGCCGAGCAGGATCGCGTGATCGACCGCGCCCGCGCGCTGGGCATTCGGCTGTTCGAAACCGCGGACAGCTACGCCCACGGCGCCATGGAGCGGCGGCTGGGAGAGCGCCTGGGCAAGGACGAGAAGGTGCGCTTCGTCACCAAGGTGGGCACCGACCGCGACGCCGGCATTCCTCAGAAGTGCTTCGAGCCGGAGTACCTGAAGAAGGCGGTGGACGCGTCCCGCAAACGCCTCGGCCGCGACGTGCTGGACGTCGTGCTTTTGCACAACCCGTCGGAAGCCGCGATGGAAAAGGGGGAAGCCACGAACACCCTGGCGGAGCTGGCGGAAGCGGGGACGGTGCGCGCCTGGGGCGTGTCCGCTGGCAGCGTGGAGGTGGCGCGGGAAGCCATCGGTCGTGGCGCCAAGGTGCTGTCCATCGCGCTCAACGTGTTCCACGGACGCGACTTGGTCGAGCTTCGGGACGACGTCGAGCGGGAAGAGGTTGGGCTCCTCGCCCACTCCGTGTTGGCCTACGGCCTGCTCGCGGGACACTGGGCGCCCGGACGTCGCTTTCCCGACGGAGACCATCGCGCGGAACGTTGGACCGACGAGGAGCTTCGGCGCCGGGTGCGGCAGCTCGACGCGCTCCGTCCAGTGGTGGGGGGAGACGTGCTGACGCTCCGATCCGGCGCCCTGCGCTGGGTGCTGTCCCAAGACGTGGTCAGCTCCGTCGTGCTCGGGCCGCGCAGCTCCCTGCAGTTGGATCAGCTGGTGCGGGAGGCGGGCAAGGGGCCGCCCTACCTGGAGGAGGACAAGCTGAGCGGCCTCGAGGCCCGGCTCGAAGAGGTGGGCGCGTTTTGA
- a CDS encoding ABC transporter ATP-binding protein yields MTGFDVELRSVSVTREDPLTGEVREVARDVSLQVAAGSRVALVGPNGAGKTSLLLALVGATPFRGEIRVGPHQVVPKQLAALRKDVGFVFSDPSDQLFCSTVEEEVAFGPLARGWADADIHRAVDDALERVRLGHERTRAPSALSLGEQRRLALATALCCRPGLLLLDEPTASLDGRARKELLETLRQGDATLICASHDLDAVIDLEATVVVLGEGQVLGQGAAVDLLYDAQLLDRAGLEPPLRNLR; encoded by the coding sequence ATGACTGGCTTCGACGTCGAGCTCCGCTCCGTCTCGGTCACGCGGGAGGATCCGCTCACCGGAGAAGTGCGTGAGGTGGCGCGGGACGTAAGCCTGCAGGTGGCTGCGGGCAGTCGTGTGGCCCTGGTGGGTCCCAACGGCGCGGGCAAGACGTCGCTCTTGCTCGCCCTGGTGGGCGCCACGCCCTTTCGCGGAGAAATCCGGGTTGGGCCGCACCAGGTCGTGCCCAAGCAGCTCGCGGCTCTGCGCAAAGACGTCGGCTTCGTGTTCTCCGACCCGAGCGACCAGTTGTTCTGCTCCACGGTGGAAGAAGAGGTGGCCTTCGGACCGCTGGCCCGCGGCTGGGCCGACGCCGATATCCACCGAGCGGTGGACGATGCCCTGGAGCGCGTGCGGCTCGGTCACGAGCGAACGCGAGCGCCCAGCGCTTTGAGCCTGGGAGAGCAGCGCCGTCTGGCGCTGGCCACGGCGCTGTGCTGCCGGCCGGGGCTCTTGCTGCTGGACGAGCCCACCGCCAGCCTCGACGGCCGCGCTCGCAAGGAGCTGCTCGAGACCCTGAGGCAAGGCGACGCCACGCTGATCTGCGCCAGCCACGATCTGGACGCGGTGATCGATCTGGAAGCGACGGTGGTGGTGTTGGGCGAGGGCCAGGTGCTGGGGCAGGGTGCCGCGGTGGACCTGCTGTACGACGCCCAGCTCCTGGATCGCGCGGGATTGGAGCCGCCCCTCCGGAATCTTCGCTGA